One stretch of Pseudoramibacter sp. DNA includes these proteins:
- a CDS encoding pyridoxal phosphate-dependent aminotransferase — MSSNKMVIPSSVREAGNDPIFHIAELAKKRIADIGADPVINSTIGSLMDDQGNLVALKSVYSTFRGLKDSEIAGYASIAGLPEFLDNVVYACFKNHKPDGYIEAVATPGGTGAVRHAIANYSEFGDKVLVQDWHWAPYGTIAHENRRDIETFTLFDKDGNFNFESYENKMLELLEKQKRVLSILNTPAHNPTGYNISDDEWKKLVAFYTKTANEHPDWRIIVLCDIAYIDFAGKGESARQFMTILSGMPENVLPLYAYSASKTMTMYGLRNGALLCVAPTKEIAEEFKATCSFSNRGTWSNGTRSAQATLAKIISDDHLREEFEAEQSSWRDTLQKRAKAFMDAAKQVDLKTCTYRDGFFISIPCEHREEIRDYLADKKNFFIVALQKGLRFAPCAVNEEKCGKAPALIKEAINAFD; from the coding sequence ATGAGCAGTAATAAAATGGTTATTCCGTCATCAGTTAGAGAAGCAGGAAATGATCCTATTTTTCATATTGCTGAATTGGCCAAAAAAAGAATTGCGGATATTGGAGCAGACCCAGTGATCAATTCAACAATTGGTTCATTAATGGATGATCAAGGCAATTTGGTGGCTTTAAAAAGTGTTTACTCTACTTTCAGGGGATTAAAGGATTCGGAAATTGCTGGGTATGCAAGTATTGCAGGACTTCCGGAATTCTTAGACAATGTGGTCTATGCCTGCTTTAAAAATCATAAACCGGATGGTTATATTGAAGCTGTTGCCACACCAGGTGGAACAGGGGCTGTCCGACATGCTATAGCTAATTACAGCGAATTTGGTGATAAAGTATTGGTACAGGATTGGCACTGGGCACCTTATGGCACGATTGCACACGAAAATCGTCGAGATATTGAAACTTTTACACTTTTTGACAAAGATGGCAATTTTAATTTTGAATCTTATGAAAATAAAATGCTCGAATTGTTAGAAAAACAAAAACGTGTTTTGAGCATTTTAAATACGCCAGCTCATAACCCAACAGGGTATAATATCTCAGATGATGAATGGAAGAAGTTAGTCGCATTTTACACAAAGACGGCAAATGAACATCCAGATTGGCGTATCATTGTACTTTGTGATATTGCGTATATTGATTTTGCAGGTAAGGGAGAAAGTGCAAGACAATTTATGACAATCCTTTCAGGAATGCCGGAAAATGTATTGCCTTTATACGCTTACTCTGCTTCTAAGACGATGACAATGTATGGTTTAAGAAATGGAGCATTGCTGTGTGTGGCACCTACTAAGGAAATTGCTGAAGAATTCAAAGCAACTTGCTCATTCTCAAACAGAGGGACATGGTCGAATGGAACAAGATCTGCACAGGCAACATTAGCAAAAATTATTTCAGACGATCATCTGAGAGAAGAATTCGAGGCTGAACAGAGCAGTTGGAGAGATACACTGCAAAAACGTGCAAAGGCCTTTATGGATGCTGCAAAACAAGTAGATCTTAAAACGTGTACATATCGAGACGGCTTCTTTATTTCTATTCCTTGTGAACATCGAGAAGAAATCAGAGATTACCTGGCAGATAAGAAAAACTTCTTTATCGTAGCCTTGCAAAAGGGACTTCGCTTTGCACCTTGTGCAGTTAATGAAGAAAAATGTGGAAAAGCTCCGGCGTTAATTAAAGAAGCAATCAATGCGTTTGATTAA
- a CDS encoding Fe-S-containing hydro-lyase: MMKKISTPLSDEVIASLSCGDQVYISGIIYTARDAAHKRLIDDLKQNKDLPFDIKNQIVFYMGPCPAAPGEVIGPAGPTTSHRMDKYTPRLLSLGLRGMIGKGNRSSEVIESIKKYHSIYFACVGGTGTLCAKHIQHSEVIAYSDLGTEAIRKLEVVDFPVFVAIDAKGNNIYINGPNNFRKYLLKQDN, encoded by the coding sequence ATGATGAAAAAAATATCAACGCCATTATCAGATGAAGTGATTGCGTCATTATCTTGCGGTGATCAAGTTTATATTTCCGGGATAATTTATACTGCTCGGGATGCAGCACATAAAAGATTAATTGACGATTTGAAGCAAAATAAAGATTTACCTTTTGATATAAAGAATCAAATTGTTTTTTATATGGGTCCCTGCCCTGCAGCACCAGGTGAAGTTATTGGCCCTGCAGGTCCCACAACATCACATCGCATGGACAAATATACACCTAGATTACTAAGTTTAGGGCTTCGTGGAATGATTGGAAAAGGGAATCGTTCTTCAGAAGTGATTGAAAGCATTAAAAAATATCACAGTATATATTTTGCTTGTGTTGGTGGGACGGGCACCCTTTGCGCAAAGCATATCCAGCATTCAGAAGTGATTGCATATTCAGATTTAGGGACAGAGGCCATTAGAAAACTTGAAGTTGTAGATTTTCCAGTTTTTGTTGCGATTGATGCAAAAGGCAACAATATTTATATAAATGGTCCAAATAATTTTCGAAAATACTTATTAAAACAAGATAATTAA
- a CDS encoding fumarate hydratase produces MKIVQAKDITQKVAQLCVEINTKLADDIDSVLKKEEDNEPYSLAKNILSVINENRALALNAKRPICQDTGMVVAFVKYGQDVVIKDGSIEQAIQEGVRQAYCQGYMRKSVVEDPLLRDKNTQDNTPAVIHYQVVPGEVLQISIMAKGFGSENTSALKMMKPSDGIEGVKQFIFDTIRKGAPNACAPIIAGVGIGGDFEEAALLAKKALFIPLDQHQQKPHLYSLEKELMQSVNKSGIGPMGMGGKTTMLGIHILDYPTHIAGLPVAVNICCYVDRRGTVVF; encoded by the coding sequence GTGAAAATTGTTCAGGCAAAAGATATTACACAAAAAGTTGCTCAATTGTGTGTTGAAATTAATACAAAATTAGCAGACGATATCGATAGCGTATTAAAAAAAGAAGAAGATAACGAGCCTTATTCTCTGGCTAAAAATATTTTGTCTGTGATTAATGAAAATCGGGCTTTAGCCTTAAATGCAAAGCGTCCGATATGTCAGGATACGGGAATGGTTGTCGCTTTTGTCAAATATGGCCAGGATGTAGTCATAAAAGATGGAAGTATTGAGCAGGCCATTCAAGAAGGCGTCAGGCAGGCATATTGTCAAGGCTATATGCGAAAATCTGTGGTTGAAGATCCCTTATTAAGAGATAAAAATACTCAGGATAATACGCCGGCTGTCATTCATTATCAAGTTGTGCCGGGCGAGGTGCTTCAGATTTCAATAATGGCTAAAGGATTTGGCAGTGAAAACACAAGTGCCTTAAAGATGATGAAACCTTCTGATGGCATCGAAGGTGTGAAGCAATTTATTTTTGATACGATTCGAAAGGGGGCACCGAATGCTTGTGCTCCCATCATTGCAGGCGTCGGTATCGGCGGTGATTTTGAAGAAGCGGCCTTGCTTGCGAAGAAAGCTTTATTTATACCATTAGATCAACATCAACAAAAACCACATCTGTATTCACTTGAAAAAGAGTTGATGCAATCGGTTAATAAATCAGGAATTGGTCCTATGGGGATGGGAGGCAAGACGACAATGCTTGGAATTCATATTTTAGACTATCCAACGCATATTGCAGGGCTTCCTGTTGCAGTGAATATTTGCTGTTATGTTGATCGACGCGGAACGGTGGTGTTTTAA
- a CDS encoding arsenic metallochaperone ArsD family protein, with amino-acid sequence MCTINIYNPIDINFQYTEALEMKRVVEALKKLGVDIHLRDFSKDQSSYTNGPAERVLLTDGPDAFPVTVVDGEIFQKESYPDYYELLKWSGLDQKQ; translated from the coding sequence ATGTGCACGATTAATATATATAATCCCATAGATATCAATTTCCAATACACAGAAGCTTTGGAGATGAAGCGCGTTGTGGAAGCTTTAAAAAAACTTGGAGTCGACATCCATTTGCGTGATTTTTCAAAAGACCAATCATCATATACAAATGGTCCGGCAGAACGTGTGTTGTTGACTGATGGGCCAGATGCTTTTCCGGTTACAGTTGTGGATGGTGAAATTTTTCAGAAAGAGTCTTACCCAGATTATTATGAATTATTAAAATGGAGTGGACTAGATCAAAAACAATAG
- a CDS encoding polyprenyl synthetase family protein, giving the protein MNQTFKKSLEQMADEVEKDLLECFDKPFDAPDIIVSSMKYSLFAGGKRIRPVLMRKTCELFGGTIEDVRALSCAIEMIHTYSLIHDDLPEMDNDDLRRGQPSNHKVYGNNIAVLAGDALLNYAVETAVSGIGRLPASKMNYGIQALDVLMHASGVNGMIGGQVGDVLAENDDEMNAEKLKYIHSHKTGALLTAALLCGAIMAKADEKSLILIQQYGESIGTAFQIVDDVLDVTSDTKTLGKPVHSDQEDHKMTMVSLYGLESAQEKVTEYYQAACKSLDKLAIDTQFYRQMADYICKRAY; this is encoded by the coding sequence ATGAACCAGACTTTTAAAAAAAGTTTAGAGCAAATGGCTGACGAAGTTGAAAAAGATTTATTAGAATGCTTTGATAAACCATTCGATGCTCCAGATATTATTGTCTCATCTATGAAATACAGTCTTTTCGCAGGAGGAAAAAGAATACGTCCAGTATTGATGAGAAAAACTTGTGAATTATTTGGCGGAACAATTGAAGATGTACGCGCACTGTCATGCGCCATTGAAATGATTCATACTTATTCGCTTATTCACGATGATTTACCAGAAATGGATAATGATGATTTAAGGAGAGGACAGCCGTCGAATCATAAAGTTTATGGAAATAATATTGCAGTTTTGGCAGGAGACGCATTATTAAATTACGCTGTAGAAACAGCTGTTTCGGGAATAGGACGGCTTCCTGCATCAAAAATGAATTATGGAATTCAAGCTCTCGATGTTTTGATGCATGCCTCCGGCGTTAATGGTATGATAGGCGGGCAAGTCGGAGATGTCCTGGCTGAAAATGATGATGAAATGAATGCTGAAAAATTAAAATATATTCATTCACATAAAACAGGTGCACTATTAACTGCTGCCTTGCTTTGCGGCGCAATCATGGCAAAAGCAGATGAAAAATCATTGATTTTGATACAGCAGTATGGGGAATCCATTGGAACGGCCTTTCAAATAGTCGATGATGTATTAGACGTAACTTCAGATACGAAGACTTTGGGAAAACCAGTTCATAGCGATCAAGAGGATCATAAAATGACGATGGTTTCTTTATATGGTCTGGAAAGCGCTCAGGAGAAAGTCACGGAATATTACCAAGCAGCTTGTAAATCTCTTGATAAATTAGCTATTGATACTCAATTTTATCGGCAGATGGCAGACTATATTTGTAAGCGTGCTTATTGA
- a CDS encoding exodeoxyribonuclease VII small subunit, giving the protein MARKKTFDEKMSRLKEIISMMDKDTLSLEESLKYYEEGVTLLKKCEKDLNTAEGKIEVLSKDQSDIVLEDSNREK; this is encoded by the coding sequence ATGGCACGAAAGAAAACATTTGATGAAAAAATGAGCAGGCTGAAAGAAATTATTTCGATGATGGATAAGGATACACTTAGTCTGGAAGAATCTCTTAAATATTATGAAGAGGGTGTGACACTTTTGAAGAAATGCGAAAAGGATTTGAATACGGCTGAAGGGAAAATAGAAGTATTATCAAAAGATCAATCCGATATCGTGTTAGAAGATTCCAATAGGGAAAAATAG
- the xseA gene encoding exodeoxyribonuclease VII large subunit, producing MIRRLLTVSQINYFVKSILSTNSLLKNIEIEGEISNFKAYRSGHLYFSLKDEKSKLSCVMFAGKAAQLTFFPQDGIHVVCRGAIDVYEKNGQYQLYVDSMGLKGSGDWFVALQRLKEYLERLGYFDEKNKKKVPDRIKTVGVVTSGKGAAIHDIITTIRKRDSSINIVFCPAQVQGEGAAEEIVDGIAKLNNRTDVDVIIIGRGGGSIEDLWAFNEKKVADAIFTSQKPIISAVGHETDNTISDLVADVRAATPTAAGELVSQDKKISYDQLFLLEERLEQSLHRIISQKRQALDYTKRILEAKNPGKIIQIKRINLQNNAENLFWIMQKKISSYRSQMTLLQQQLQLLNPRHVLDKGYAIIYAPDHTVVESAFKAYQLDQLIIGFKDGEVKVFLNREEENGTKENI from the coding sequence ATGATTCGAAGACTTTTAACGGTTTCTCAAATCAATTATTTTGTTAAGAGTATTTTATCGACAAATAGTTTATTAAAAAATATTGAAATTGAAGGTGAAATATCTAATTTTAAAGCATATCGAAGTGGACATCTTTACTTTTCTTTGAAAGATGAAAAAAGTAAACTATCTTGTGTGATGTTCGCAGGGAAAGCAGCACAGCTCACCTTTTTTCCGCAAGATGGTATTCATGTTGTTTGTCGCGGTGCAATTGATGTCTATGAAAAAAATGGTCAATATCAATTGTATGTTGATTCAATGGGGCTCAAAGGGTCAGGCGATTGGTTTGTTGCCTTGCAAAGGCTAAAAGAGTATCTGGAGCGCTTGGGCTATTTTGACGAAAAAAATAAAAAGAAAGTACCTGACCGCATAAAAACAGTAGGAGTTGTGACGTCGGGAAAGGGCGCTGCGATACATGATATTATTACAACAATTAGAAAAAGAGATTCTAGCATCAATATTGTTTTTTGTCCGGCACAAGTGCAGGGTGAGGGGGCAGCAGAAGAAATCGTTGACGGTATTGCAAAACTGAACAACCGTACGGACGTAGATGTGATTATTATTGGGCGAGGTGGCGGATCAATAGAAGATCTTTGGGCTTTTAATGAAAAAAAAGTTGCTGATGCCATTTTTACATCCCAAAAGCCGATTATTTCAGCTGTCGGGCATGAGACTGACAATACTATTTCTGATTTAGTGGCAGATGTCCGGGCAGCAACGCCAACGGCTGCGGGCGAATTAGTTTCTCAAGATAAAAAAATTAGCTATGATCAGTTATTTCTGTTAGAAGAACGTCTTGAACAATCTTTACATAGAATTATTTCTCAAAAAAGGCAGGCACTGGATTATACAAAAAGAATACTGGAAGCAAAAAATCCGGGTAAAATAATTCAAATAAAAAGAATTAACTTACAAAACAATGCTGAAAATTTGTTCTGGATAATGCAAAAGAAGATCTCTTCATATCGTTCTCAGATGACTCTTTTACAGCAGCAACTGCAATTGTTAAATCCACGTCATGTATTAGATAAAGGTTACGCAATTATTTATGCGCCGGATCATACGGTTGTAGAATCTGCATTTAAAGCGTATCAGTTAGACCAACTGATTATTGGATTTAAGGATGGAGAAGTAAAGGTATTTCTTAATAGAGAAGAAGAAAATGGCACGAAAGAAAACATTTGA
- a CDS encoding Kae1-like domain-containing protein: MFIGIDTSNYTTSIAGIDVNGNIQIDNRKVLPVKKGQRGLRQSEAVFEHVRNIPNLTSCFDQFLDLKNCIDAIGVSVSPRPRKESYMPVFRVGYAVAKSFADVLQVPLYTFSHQEGHIRAALIGNEKLRNRLKTPYLAVHLSGGTSEIIKIDPFHHTSEIVGSTLDLNAGQLIDRIGVSMGYGFPAGKELENLAKTAKDFDIKIPSRLEGGNFHFSGQENYIHQLIDDGNNLCEIAHALFECIGRTIGRAINFICENHHIETVVFSGGVMANSIVKDTIQKRLKRQYCPIFAQAKFATDNGVGCAFLAKQSYEQAKAGMQ, translated from the coding sequence ATGTTTATCGGAATCGATACAAGTAACTATACGACCTCTATTGCAGGCATAGATGTGAATGGAAATATTCAAATCGACAACAGAAAAGTACTTCCGGTGAAAAAGGGGCAGAGAGGATTGCGTCAATCTGAAGCCGTTTTTGAACATGTGAGAAATATTCCAAATTTAACGTCTTGTTTTGATCAATTTCTAGATTTAAAAAATTGTATTGATGCGATCGGAGTATCTGTGTCGCCAAGACCAAGAAAAGAATCTTATATGCCTGTTTTTCGTGTGGGCTATGCAGTGGCTAAATCCTTTGCTGATGTATTGCAGGTTCCTTTATATACATTTAGTCATCAGGAAGGACATATTCGCGCAGCACTCATAGGAAATGAAAAATTGAGGAATCGGTTAAAGACTCCTTATCTTGCAGTTCATTTATCAGGGGGGACTTCAGAAATAATTAAAATTGATCCGTTTCATCACACAAGTGAAATTGTAGGTTCAACTTTAGATTTGAATGCAGGCCAGTTGATTGATCGGATTGGTGTTAGTATGGGTTATGGTTTTCCGGCAGGAAAAGAATTGGAAAACTTGGCTAAGACTGCTAAAGATTTTGATATTAAGATCCCATCGCGTTTAGAAGGCGGTAATTTTCATTTTTCTGGTCAAGAAAATTATATTCATCAGCTAATTGATGATGGAAACAACCTTTGTGAAATTGCACATGCCTTGTTTGAATGCATTGGACGAACTATAGGAAGAGCAATTAATTTTATATGCGAAAATCATCATATCGAGACTGTTGTTTTTTCTGGAGGGGTGATGGCAAACAGCATTGTAAAGGATACGATACAAAAACGACTAAAAAGGCAATATTGTCCTATTTTTGCGCAGGCAAAATTTGCAACAGATAATGGTGTGGGATGTGCTTTTTTAGCAAAACAATCTTATGAACAAGCAAAAGCAGGTATGCAATGA